One Pelodiscus sinensis isolate JC-2024 unplaced genomic scaffold, ASM4963464v1 ctg34, whole genome shotgun sequence DNA segment encodes these proteins:
- the PGLYRP1 gene encoding peptidoglycan recognition protein 1 gives MLLLTRVVWLAALCVAVLGCPTIVSRSQWGARAPRSRVHLRTPAPFVIIHHTAGNHCTSQAACSQQVKGIQNYHMDKNRWSDIGYNFLIGEDGRAYEGRGWTTMGAHAKNWNGKSLGFSFLGTFSNRAPNAAALNAARSLIQCAVSRGYLSRSYTLKGHRNVNPTSCPGNALYGVITRWPRFKR, from the exons ATGCTGCTGCTGACGCGGGTCGTGTGGCTCGCCGCGCTCTGCGTCGCGGTGCTTG GCTGCCCCACCATCGTCTCCCGCAGCCAGTGGGGGGCCCGGGCCCCGAGAAGCAGGGTGCACCTGAGGACCCCAGCGCCCTTCGTCATCATCCACCACACGGCCGGGAACCACTGCACCTCGCAGGCCGCCTGCAGCCAGCAAGTCAAGGGCATCCAGAACTACCACATGGACAAGAACCGCTGGAGCGACATCGGCTAcaa CTTCCTGATCGGCGAGGACGGGAGAGCCTACGAGGGCCGCGGCTGGACCACGATGGGGGCGCACGCCAAAAACTGGAACGGAAAGTCGCTGGGATTCAGCTTCCTGGGCACCTTCTCCA ACAGAGCCCCCAACGCCGCCGCCCTGAACGCCGCCCGGAGTCTGATCCAATGCGCCGTCTCCCGGGGCTACCTGAGCCGCAGCTACACCCTAAAGGGGCATCGCAACGTGAACCCCACCAGCTGCCCTGGCAACGCCCTCTACGGGGTCATCACCCGGTGGCCCCGTTTCAAACGCTGA
- the LOC142823764 gene encoding peptidoglycan recognition protein 1-like, protein MLLLTQVVWLAALCVAVLSCPSIVFRHQWGGRPPRNRVQLKTPAPYVIIYHTAGNRCTSQAACRRQVMGVQDLHMVTWRWTDIGYNFLIGEDGRVYEGRGWGTQGSHAKNWNHKSLGFSFLGTFCKTAPNAAALNAAQRLIRCAVSRGFLSHSYTLKGHRNVNPTSCPGDALYRVITKWPRFKA, encoded by the exons ATGCTGCTGCTGACGCAGGTCGTGTGGCTCGCCGCGCTCTGCGTCGCGGTGCTCA GCTGCCCCTCCATTGTCTTCCGCCACCAGTGGGGGGGCCGGCCCCCCCGAAACAGGGTCCAGCTGAAGACGCCGGCGCCGTACGTCATCATCTACCACACGGCTGGGAACCGCTGCACCTCGCAGGCCGCCTGCCGCCGCCAGGTCATGGGCGTCCAGGACTTGCACATGGTCACCTGGCGCTGGACCGACATCGGCTACAA CTTCCTGATCGGCGAGGACGGCAGAGTCTACGAGGGCCGCGGCTGGGGCACGCAGGGGTCGCACGCCAAAAACTGGAACCATAAGTCGCTGGGATTTAGCTTCCTGGGCACCTTCTGCA AAACAGCCCCCAACGCCGCCGCCCTGAACGCCGCCCAGCGCCTGATCCGATGCGCCGTCTCCCGGGGCTTCCTGAGCCACAGCTACACCCTGAAGGGGCATCGCAACGTGAACCCCACCAGCTGCCCCGGGGACGCCCTCTACAGGGTCATCACCAAGTGGCCCAGGTTCAAAGCCTGA